One region of Peromyscus eremicus chromosome 4, PerEre_H2_v1, whole genome shotgun sequence genomic DNA includes:
- the LOC131908454 gene encoding olfactory receptor 4F3/4F16/4F29-like: MDGGNHTVVSEFVFLGLTHSWEIQLLLLVLASVLYVLSMTGNILIVFSVTIDTHLHSPMYFLLACLSFIDLAACSVTSPKMVYDLFRKHKVISFGGCITQIFFIHVIGGVEMVLLLAMAFDRYVAICKPLHYMTIMSPRVCALFLAASWGLGISHSLFQLAFIIDLPFCGPNVFNSFYCDLPKLLKLACTDTYKLQFMVTINSGFICAGSFLLLLISYIFILFNVWKHSSGGSSKALSTLSAHITVVFLFFGPTLLVYTWPHPDSQIDKFLALFDAVLTPFLNPVIYTFRNKEMKAAIKRVFKTLLTFRNIS; the protein is encoded by the coding sequence ATGGATGGAGGGAACCACACAGTGGTGTCTGAATTTGTGTTTCTGGGGCTCACCCACTCCTGGGAGATTCAGCTCCTGCTCCTTGTGCTCGCCTCTGTGCTCTATGTGCTAAGCATGACTGGAAACATCCTCATTGTGTTCTCTGTGACCATTGACACTCACTTACACTCCCCCATGTACTTCCTTCTGGCATGTCTCTCCTTCATTGACTTGGCAGCCTGTTCTGTTACTTCCCCCAAGATGGTTTATGATTTGTTTAGAAAGCACAAAGTCATCTCTTTTGGAGGCTGTATCACTCAGATCTTCTTTATTCATGTCATTGGTGGTGTGGAGATGGTGCTGCTCTTGGCCATGGCCTTTGACAGGTATGTGGCCATATGTAAGCCTCTGCACTACATGACCATCATGAGCCCACGAGTATGTGCTTTGTTTCTGGCTGCATCTTGGGGCCTGGGCATTAGCCACTCATTGTTCCAGCTGGCTTTTATTATTGACTTACCCTTCTGTGGCCCAAATGTATTTAACAGTTTTTACTGTGACCTTCCTAAGCTTCTCAAATTGGCCTGTACAGATACCTACAAATTACAGTTTATGGTCACTATCAACAGTGGGTTCATCTGTGCTGGCTCTTTCTTATTGCTTCTCATTTCTTACATCTTCATCCTGTTCAATGTCTGGAAACATTCATCAGGTGGTTCATCCAAAGCCCTCTCCACTCTCTCAGCTCACATCACTGTGGTGTTTTTATTCTTCGGTCCCACACTGCTTGTTTATACATGGCCACACCCTGACTCCCAAATAGACAAATTTCTTGCTCTTTTTGATGCAGTCCTCACTCCGTTTCTAAATCCAGTCATCTACACATTCAGGAATAAAGAGATGAAGGCAGCAATAAAGAGAGTGTTCAAAACATTATTAACTTTCagaaatatttcataa